From a single Bemisia tabaci chromosome 10, PGI_BMITA_v3 genomic region:
- the LOC109042332 gene encoding probable cytochrome P450 49a1 isoform X1, translating to MSLCLSNILLRYFSKATKPLTDIPSPPSWPLVGHAHLFTNRGPYSFERLPEAVADLTEKYGPIFRLKLGPQDMIVTTDAENTCTMFRNEGMYPQRPAFPALYHLRKKEFGSVGLTPSNGKEWHHFRPAVNPLLKPATLKPYLSLLEEVASDFVDYIERNVLTCRTLFDISSHLSKFSVEAVSVVCPGIKYSVLSPSPTAEAMKIVDANQAFLDGLYQTLMGAPLWKVWKTKPYLQIEHAHQIFYDSLKDELDVVRTKHASGSLKDSPIMEHLFSCPNLTVKDQFIVAMELFTGAIDATVTTMTMLLHYLANNKKCQEVAYENAKADNFRFFTACIKETLRLSPTSVANGRILPADAVIGGYLIPAGKFVTSFHPVMGLSEKYFRDPHKFRPERWLKEDETEKSHPFASLPFGFGSRMCPGKRFAELEMTILLKAILKKYELKDDGNPAPIEMVVRMNRIPNRKVNVRFVPRS from the exons ATGAGTCTCTGTTTATCAAATATTCTTCTAAGGTATTTTTCCAAGGCTACTAAACCTTTGACTGATATACCATCTCCTCCATCTTGGCCTCTTGTTGGACATGCCCATCTTTTTACGAACCGAG GACCATACAGCTTTGAACGACTTCCAGAAGCTGTGGCAGACTTGACTGAAAAGTATGGTCCTATCTTTCGTTTGAAATTGGGACCTCAAGATATGATAGTGACAACCGATGCTGAAAATACCTGCACGATGTTCAGAAATGAAGGGATGTATCCTCAAAGACCTGCATTTCCGGCTCTCTATCATCTTCGGAAGAAAGAGTTTGGCTCTGTTGGTCTTACACCTAG caaTGGGAAAGAATGGCATCATTTTCGACCAGCAGTTAACCCTCTTCTGAAACCTGCTACTCTCAAGCCATATCTATCGCTGCTGGAAGAAGTTGCTTCTGATTTTGTAGACTACATCGAGCGAAATGTTTTAACCTGTCGAACTTTGTTTGATATTAGTAGTCATTTGTCAAAATTCAGTGTTGAAG CTGTTTCCGTAGTTTGTCCAGGGATAAAGTACTCTGTCCTGTCACCTTCGCCAACAGCTGAAGCGATGAAGATTGTGGATGCAAATCAAGCTTTTTTGGACGGACTCTACCAAACGTTGATGGGAGCACCTCTTTGGAAAGTTTGGAAAACAAAACCCTACCTGCAGATAGAGCATGCACATCAGATATTTTATGA CTCGTTAAAAGATGAACTTGATGTTGTCCGGACAAAGCATGCGTCTGGATCACTCAAGGATTCACCAATCATGGAGCACCTATTTTCCTGTCCAAATCTAACTGTGAAAGATCAGTTTATCGTAGCCATGGAATTATTCACTGGAGCAATCGATGCT ACAGTGACAACAATGACAATGCTGTTGCACTATCTAGCAAACAATAAGAAATGTCAAGAGGTAGCCTATGAAAATGCAAAAGCAgacaattttcgatttttcacagCGTGTATAAAGGAAACTCTTCGCCTATCACCTACCTCTGTCGCCAATGGCAGAATCTTACCTGCAGATGCTGTCATTGGGGGATATCTTATTCCGGCTGGG AAATTCGTAACTTCGTTTCATCCAGTGATGGGGCTTTCGGAGAAGTATTTTAGAGATCCCCATAAATTCCGGCCAGAAAGATGGTTGAAAGAagatgaaactgaaaaaagtcaTCCTTTTGCTTCACTTCCCTTTGGATTTGGATCGAGGATGTGTCCTGGAAAACGTTTCGCAGAACTGGAGATGACAATCTTACTGAAAGCG ATATTGAAGAAGTATGAGTTAAAAGATGATGGCAACCCAGCGCCTATCGAAATGGTGGTCAGAATGAATAGGATTCCCAACCGCAAAGTTAATGTCCGATTCGTCCCTCGATCCTGA
- the LOC109042291 gene encoding spliceosome-associated protein CWC27 homolog, whose amino-acid sequence MSNIYIQEPPTQGKVLLKTTVGDIDIELWSKETPKACRNFVQLCLEGYYNGTIFHRIVKGFIAQGGDPTGTGSGGDSIYGAPFKDEIHSRLRFNRRGLVAMANAGKDDNGSQFFFTLASTPELQNKHTIFGKVAGETIYNLPKLDDTLVDHDDRPIYPPKIIKTEVISNPFPDIVPRVTPKQKSSDKEEKKSKSDKTKAVKNYKLLSFGEEAEEDEEEASEISKKLSARGKSSHDISEDPTLSKELAVEIEHGSDSDPKGKTSPKRDPEKIDRIKAKLASSKSKESNAKAEAHHSSSDEEYEFGKELREEKKRKMAEIAKEIRDLKKDYQKSKKSNSAPDQQSEKPVTSQKVDETTAAYREEQKKYKKLKEKVPLKGAAREEYTLSLLKKFRKDLSTVKVSTNEDGESEPEKTDLETDTDGKSWMGHKLVFESNDPVIAKDANTKSDDWFEIYDPRNPINKRRRDMSKEQLKTKEKRTRD is encoded by the exons ATGAGTAACATCTACATTCAGGAGCCACCAACGCAGGGCAAG GTTCTGCTGAAAACAACCGTCGGAGATATTGATATTGAGCTTTGGTCAAAAGAAACTCCGAAAGCGTGCCGGAATTTTGTTCAACTCTGCTTGGAAGGTTACTATAATGGCACAATTTTTCACCGAATCGTCAAAGGATTTATTGCCCAAGGAGGAGATCCTACAGGAACAGGCAGTGGAGGAGATTCAATATATGGAGCACCCTTTAAA gatGAGATCCACTCTCGTTTACGATTCAATCGGCGCGGGTTGGTTGCCATGGCAAACGCAGGAAAGGATGACAATGGATCCCAGTTCTTCTTCACACTTGCCTCAACACCTGAGCTGCAAAACAAACACACCATTTTTGGGAAGGTTGCCGGTGAAACAATTTATAATCTTCCAAAATTGGATGACACTCTTGTGGATCAT GATGACAGGCCTATTTATCCtccaaaaatcatcaaaacagaAGTTATCAGTAATCCTTTTCCTGACATAGTTCCTAGAGTAACGCCCAAACAGAAGTCTTCAgacaaagaagagaagaaaagcaAAAGTGATAAAACCAAAGCTGTCAA GAATTATAAGCTTCTGTCCTTTGGTGAGGAAGCAgaagaggatgaagaagaagCCTCTGAGATCAGCAAAAAGCTTTCGGCAAGAGGGAAATCTAGTCATGACATCAGTGAAGACCCAACGTTGAGCAAAGAGCTAGCTGTTGAAATAGAGCATGGCAGCGACAGTGATCCTAAAGGAAAAACGTCCCCAAAAAGAGATCC GGAAAAGATAGACAGAATCAAAGCGAAATTAGCATCGTCCAAATCGAAAGAGAGCAATGCCAAAGCAGAAGCTCATCACAGCAGCTCAGATGAAGAGTACGAATTTGGCAAGGAACtgcgagaagaaaaaaaacggaaaat GGCTGAGATAGCCAAAGAGATCCGAGATTTAAAAAAGGATTATCAGAAAAGCAAGAAATCAAACTCGGCACCAGATCAACAGTCTGAAAAACCGGTTACATCACAGAAAGTGGATGAGACAACTGCAGCTTATAGAGAAGAGCAGAAGAAGTacaagaaattgaaagaaaaagttcCTCTGAAAG GAGCAGCAAGAGAAGAATATACTTTATCGCtattgaaaaaattcaggaaagacTTATCGACTGTGAAAGTTAGCACAAATGAAGACGGTGAAAGTGAACCTGAGAAAACAGATCTAGAAACAGATACCGACGGCAAATCTTG GATGGGTCATAAATTAGTTTTCGAATCAAATGATCCCGTCATTGCGAAGGATGCGAATACGAAATCTGATGATTGGTTCGAAATCTACGACCCCAGGAACCCAATCAACAAACGAAGACGAGATATGAGCAAAGAACAACTgaaaactaaggaaaaacggacgcgtgactga
- the LOC109042335 gene encoding gustatory receptor 5a for trehalose, translating to MTQFLRLSMKWPELIKKWEVLETYYGHRKYLSYKYNVLTLSIIAVTFVEHISSLITGLITVKKDSTEIMKHYCVTRFPQVFMHVEFEVWIGFLVLMINMVACHTFAFVDQLVIMFCIGLDEFFDDFNKRIGQERRQKLQPREWRTFRTDYTRLCNLVASVDKCVCHLLFSSFAMHLFTICIELHHSMLLSADREERSHIIFSFIIAGGQACALCFFTVRVHDKSREPLNILYAVPSISYCQEVEIFLLQILKNHVVLTGGHLFSMTRRFLLTIVGTMLSYEVLLLQLRILTAGKATVGDG from the exons ATGACTCAGTTTCTTCGCTTGTCCATGAAATGGCCAGAACTGATAAAAAAATGGGAAGTGCTAGAGACATACTACGGACATCGAAAATATTTAAGCTACAAATACAATGTGCTAACATTATCCATAATTGCTGTCACTTTTG tgGAGCATATCAGCTCTTTGATAACGGGCCTCATTACGGTGAAGAAAGACTCGACAGAAATTATGAAGCACTACTGTGTCACGCGATTTCCACAAGTATTTATGCACGTTGAATTCGAGGTGTGGATTGGCTTCCTCGTCCTTATGATCAACATGGTAGCGTGTCATACCTTCGCGTTTGTTGACCAGCTTGTTATAATGTTCTGCATAGGCCTCGATGAgttttttgatgatttcaacAAGAGGATAGGACAAGAGCGAAGACAG AAACTACAACCCAGGGAATGGAGAACATTCCGAACGGACTACACGCGTTTATGCAACCTTGTTGCCTCTGTTGATAAATGTGTTTGCCACCTCCTCTTCAGCTCATTTGCCATGCATCTATTCACTATTTGTATTGAGCTTCATCATAGCATGTT GTTGAGCGCAGATCGCGAGGAGCGCAGtcatattatattttcattcattattGCTGGAGGACAAGCCTGCGCTCTTTGCTTCTTTACAGTTAGAGTCCACGATAAGAGTAGAGAACCACTGAACATCTTGTATGCTGTCCCTTCAATATCCTACTGTCAAGAG GTGGAGATTTTTCTTctacaaattctgaaaaatcatGTTGTGCTGACTGGAGGTCACTTATTTTCGATGACTAGACGCTTCTTGTTGACG ATTGTCGGCACTATGCTATCATACGAAGTTCTACTCCTGCAGCTAAGGATTCTTACAGCAGGAAAGGCAACTGTGGGTGATGGTTGA
- the LOC109042332 gene encoding probable cytochrome P450 49a1 isoform X2 — MIVTTDAENTCTMFRNEGMYPQRPAFPALYHLRKKEFGSVGLTPSNGKEWHHFRPAVNPLLKPATLKPYLSLLEEVASDFVDYIERNVLTCRTLFDISSHLSKFSVEAVSVVCPGIKYSVLSPSPTAEAMKIVDANQAFLDGLYQTLMGAPLWKVWKTKPYLQIEHAHQIFYDSLKDELDVVRTKHASGSLKDSPIMEHLFSCPNLTVKDQFIVAMELFTGAIDATVTTMTMLLHYLANNKKCQEVAYENAKADNFRFFTACIKETLRLSPTSVANGRILPADAVIGGYLIPAGKFVTSFHPVMGLSEKYFRDPHKFRPERWLKEDETEKSHPFASLPFGFGSRMCPGKRFAELEMTILLKAILKKYELKDDGNPAPIEMVVRMNRIPNRKVNVRFVPRS, encoded by the exons ATGATAGTGACAACCGATGCTGAAAATACCTGCACGATGTTCAGAAATGAAGGGATGTATCCTCAAAGACCTGCATTTCCGGCTCTCTATCATCTTCGGAAGAAAGAGTTTGGCTCTGTTGGTCTTACACCTAG caaTGGGAAAGAATGGCATCATTTTCGACCAGCAGTTAACCCTCTTCTGAAACCTGCTACTCTCAAGCCATATCTATCGCTGCTGGAAGAAGTTGCTTCTGATTTTGTAGACTACATCGAGCGAAATGTTTTAACCTGTCGAACTTTGTTTGATATTAGTAGTCATTTGTCAAAATTCAGTGTTGAAG CTGTTTCCGTAGTTTGTCCAGGGATAAAGTACTCTGTCCTGTCACCTTCGCCAACAGCTGAAGCGATGAAGATTGTGGATGCAAATCAAGCTTTTTTGGACGGACTCTACCAAACGTTGATGGGAGCACCTCTTTGGAAAGTTTGGAAAACAAAACCCTACCTGCAGATAGAGCATGCACATCAGATATTTTATGA CTCGTTAAAAGATGAACTTGATGTTGTCCGGACAAAGCATGCGTCTGGATCACTCAAGGATTCACCAATCATGGAGCACCTATTTTCCTGTCCAAATCTAACTGTGAAAGATCAGTTTATCGTAGCCATGGAATTATTCACTGGAGCAATCGATGCT ACAGTGACAACAATGACAATGCTGTTGCACTATCTAGCAAACAATAAGAAATGTCAAGAGGTAGCCTATGAAAATGCAAAAGCAgacaattttcgatttttcacagCGTGTATAAAGGAAACTCTTCGCCTATCACCTACCTCTGTCGCCAATGGCAGAATCTTACCTGCAGATGCTGTCATTGGGGGATATCTTATTCCGGCTGGG AAATTCGTAACTTCGTTTCATCCAGTGATGGGGCTTTCGGAGAAGTATTTTAGAGATCCCCATAAATTCCGGCCAGAAAGATGGTTGAAAGAagatgaaactgaaaaaagtcaTCCTTTTGCTTCACTTCCCTTTGGATTTGGATCGAGGATGTGTCCTGGAAAACGTTTCGCAGAACTGGAGATGACAATCTTACTGAAAGCG ATATTGAAGAAGTATGAGTTAAAAGATGATGGCAACCCAGCGCCTATCGAAATGGTGGTCAGAATGAATAGGATTCCCAACCGCAAAGTTAATGTCCGATTCGTCCCTCGATCCTGA